The following proteins are encoded in a genomic region of Diabrotica virgifera virgifera chromosome 1, PGI_DIABVI_V3a:
- the LOC126888950 gene encoding uncharacterized protein LOC126888950 isoform X2, which produces MDSMPSTSGNCPSPPKKRGVNLGRHLSSNEKQFIINMYKQIKIDDPGMKITAMVAKIKQATGVANSTIYRTIKEYKQTGTVRCPKNIGGRPAVLSRYDEKVKTSVRQIVHSFFFKNEMPTLNKILSEVNNRPDLPNMCRSTLYKFLKQINFKYLKRSRRSHLIERDDIIRWRRRYLTSIKEYRSQGKPIYYLDETWVNEGHTKEKVWVDTDIKNRRQAFIEGLSTGLKNPSGKGKRLIVLHIGSELGFVNEGLLLFEGRKTEDYHEEMNASVFENWFSNILQKLPKNAVIVMDNAAYHSRKLEKIPTTSSKKKDMQEWLKIKNIPFNLEMVRSELLHLIRLNKNEYNMYVTDEMAKENGQIVLRLPPYHCELNPIEKIWAQVKNEVALKNTTYKLKEVKNLLLQALDNVTPTHWQNCVKHILKVEEKMCKLDGIMDSVIEPLIISIGNDDSDTSSSEDE; this is translated from the exons ATGGATTCAATGCCGAGTACTAGTGGTAATTGCCCTTCTCCACCTAAAAAACGCGGAGTGAATTTGGGTAGACATTTATCATCAAATGAAAAACAATTCATTATAAATATgtacaaacaaataaaaattgatgaTCCTGGAATGAAAATAACAGCCATGGTAGCAAAAATAAAGCAGGCAACAG GTGTTGCGAATTCAACGATTTATAGAACCATTAAGGAATATAAGCAAACTGGAACTGTAAGATGTCCTAAAAATATTGGCGGTAGACCTGCTGTACTTTCAAGATATGACGAAAAAGTTAAAACATCTGTACGACAGATAGTACACAGCTTCTTTTTCAAGAACGAAATGCCcactttaaataaaattttaagtgaagTTAACAACCGCCCAGATCTTCCAAACATGTGTCGTTCAACATTATATAAATTCTTgaagcaaataaattttaa GTACTTGAAGAGAAGTCGAAGAAGTCATCTTATCGAACGTGATGATATCATAAGATGGAGACGTCGTTACCTAACTTCTATAAAAGAATACAGAAGTCAAGGTAAACCAATTTATTACCTTGACGAAACATGGGTAAATGAAGGTCACACCAAAGAGAAAGTGTGGGTAGACACCGATATAAAAAACCGTAGACAGGCTTTTATTGAGGGGTTGTCTACTGGTTTGAAAAATCCATCAGGAAAAGGAAAACGCCTCATAGTTTTACATATTGGATCAGAGTTAGGTTTTGTTAATGAAGGACTTTTACTTTTTGAGGGAAGAAAGACAGAAGATTACCATGAAGAAATGAATGCATCTGTTTTCGAAAATTGGTTTAGTAATATCCTGCAAAAATTACCAAAAAACGCTGTTATTGTAATGGATAATGCAGCATACCACAGcagaaaattagaaaaaattccGACAACATCATCAAAAAAGAAAGACATGCAGGaatggttaaaaataaaaaatattcctTTCAATTTGGAGATGGTTAGGTCAGAATTATTACATCTGATACGATTAAATAAAAATgagtataatatgtatgtaactGATGAGATGGCTAAAGAAAATGGTCAAATTGTACTGCGGTTGCCTCCATATCATTGTGAGTTGAATCCCATTGAGAAAATTTGGGCTCAAGTGAAAAATGAAGTGGCATTAAAAAACACAACATATAAACTGAAAGAAGTAAAAAATCTACTGTTACAAGCTCTGGACAATGTAACTCCAACACATTGGCAAAATTGTGTTAAGCACATCCTGAAAGTAGAGGAAAAAATGTGTAAACTAGATGGTATCATGGATAGTGTCATAGAACCACTAATAATTTCAATTGGCAATGATGACAGTGACACCAGTTCCTCAGAAGATGAATAA
- the LOC126888950 gene encoding uncharacterized protein LOC126888950 isoform X1 produces the protein MDSMPSTSGNCPSPPKKRGVNLGRHLSSNEKQFIINMYKQIKIDDPGMKITAMVAKIKQATGKFFRIPIVKIKDLLSNVLILGVANSTIYRTIKEYKQTGTVRCPKNIGGRPAVLSRYDEKVKTSVRQIVHSFFFKNEMPTLNKILSEVNNRPDLPNMCRSTLYKFLKQINFKYLKRSRRSHLIERDDIIRWRRRYLTSIKEYRSQGKPIYYLDETWVNEGHTKEKVWVDTDIKNRRQAFIEGLSTGLKNPSGKGKRLIVLHIGSELGFVNEGLLLFEGRKTEDYHEEMNASVFENWFSNILQKLPKNAVIVMDNAAYHSRKLEKIPTTSSKKKDMQEWLKIKNIPFNLEMVRSELLHLIRLNKNEYNMYVTDEMAKENGQIVLRLPPYHCELNPIEKIWAQVKNEVALKNTTYKLKEVKNLLLQALDNVTPTHWQNCVKHILKVEEKMCKLDGIMDSVIEPLIISIGNDDSDTSSSEDE, from the exons ATGGATTCAATGCCGAGTACTAGTGGTAATTGCCCTTCTCCACCTAAAAAACGCGGAGTGAATTTGGGTAGACATTTATCATCAAATGAAAAACAATTCATTATAAATATgtacaaacaaataaaaattgatgaTCCTGGAATGAAAATAACAGCCATGGTAGCAAAAATAAAGCAGGCAACAGGTAAGTTTTTCAGAATACCGATTGTTAAAATCAAAGACTTACTAAGTAATGTTCTAATTTTAGGTGTTGCGAATTCAACGATTTATAGAACCATTAAGGAATATAAGCAAACTGGAACTGTAAGATGTCCTAAAAATATTGGCGGTAGACCTGCTGTACTTTCAAGATATGACGAAAAAGTTAAAACATCTGTACGACAGATAGTACACAGCTTCTTTTTCAAGAACGAAATGCCcactttaaataaaattttaagtgaagTTAACAACCGCCCAGATCTTCCAAACATGTGTCGTTCAACATTATATAAATTCTTgaagcaaataaattttaa GTACTTGAAGAGAAGTCGAAGAAGTCATCTTATCGAACGTGATGATATCATAAGATGGAGACGTCGTTACCTAACTTCTATAAAAGAATACAGAAGTCAAGGTAAACCAATTTATTACCTTGACGAAACATGGGTAAATGAAGGTCACACCAAAGAGAAAGTGTGGGTAGACACCGATATAAAAAACCGTAGACAGGCTTTTATTGAGGGGTTGTCTACTGGTTTGAAAAATCCATCAGGAAAAGGAAAACGCCTCATAGTTTTACATATTGGATCAGAGTTAGGTTTTGTTAATGAAGGACTTTTACTTTTTGAGGGAAGAAAGACAGAAGATTACCATGAAGAAATGAATGCATCTGTTTTCGAAAATTGGTTTAGTAATATCCTGCAAAAATTACCAAAAAACGCTGTTATTGTAATGGATAATGCAGCATACCACAGcagaaaattagaaaaaattccGACAACATCATCAAAAAAGAAAGACATGCAGGaatggttaaaaataaaaaatattcctTTCAATTTGGAGATGGTTAGGTCAGAATTATTACATCTGATACGATTAAATAAAAATgagtataatatgtatgtaactGATGAGATGGCTAAAGAAAATGGTCAAATTGTACTGCGGTTGCCTCCATATCATTGTGAGTTGAATCCCATTGAGAAAATTTGGGCTCAAGTGAAAAATGAAGTGGCATTAAAAAACACAACATATAAACTGAAAGAAGTAAAAAATCTACTGTTACAAGCTCTGGACAATGTAACTCCAACACATTGGCAAAATTGTGTTAAGCACATCCTGAAAGTAGAGGAAAAAATGTGTAAACTAGATGGTATCATGGATAGTGTCATAGAACCACTAATAATTTCAATTGGCAATGATGACAGTGACACCAGTTCCTCAGAAGATGAATAA